One Palaemon carinicauda isolate YSFRI2023 chromosome 4, ASM3689809v2, whole genome shotgun sequence DNA segment encodes these proteins:
- the LOC137639074 gene encoding uncharacterized protein, whose amino-acid sequence MTPHSQTSKVTVLALMFLGLAVPLEGAPFPDEQPEGALGLEGTTEEGSLDDVDHPTDWEEDVDSEQISHYDYLDPCMDMVLEFCERIVKDRVFSNFVMSVTSGESFREKYMYSFVDECVKTLDNCSLPGSQKQKFRQTPRQNDVVA is encoded by the exons ATGACACCACACAGCCAAACCTCCAAAGTGACCGTGCTGGCGCTGATGTTCCTGGGTCTTGCTGTGCCCCTGGAGGGCGCCCCATTCCCGGACGAGCAGCCTGAAGGGGCGCTGGGACTGGAAGGGACTACTGAAGAAGGCAGTCTGGATGATGTTGATCACCCGACTGACTGGGAGGAAGATGTAGATAGCGAGCAAATTAGTCATTATGACTATTTGGATCCTTGTATGGACATGGTCCTGGAGTTTTGCGAACGCATAGTCAAAGACAGGGTCTTCAGCAACTTTGTTAT GTCTGTCACATCAGGAGAAAGCtttcgagaaaaatatatgtacagtTTTGTAGACGAATGCGTGAAGACGTTGGATAACTGCAGTCTGCCTGGAAGTCAGAAACAGAAATTCAGACAAACACCGAGACAGAATgacgttgtggcctga